Proteins from a single region of Pseudodesulfovibrio portus:
- a CDS encoding class I SAM-dependent methyltransferase — MYLKELQENWDIFGQEDPLWAVCSAPEKKNNKWNIQDFFQTGVARIGRLRQWMDENGLPGQRKAALDFGCGVGRLTQALCGHFDTCVGVDIAPSMIKKAKEFNRHGRKCVYRLNEDNNLQSFPTGSFDLVYTEHVLQHIRPQVALHYIAEFVRVLKPGGLAYFHCPSQAPSYAYPEDGILCSVEAVPEALSMSVGSVAELPVKVTNTCAHPIGTGEGVNAPAKIVHHWLDLNSDAAYHNHGYLNFPAGVVQPGETMEMDYKVPSPGEPGEYVLVLTPADYFGRPIGNGDNAASVPTLVRRREEAAESEPTVSAKRPRSESHVVPEELVRTVVEAAGGRIVDVVSRQKELGGLRTSYYYVTR; from the coding sequence GTGTACCTCAAGGAACTGCAGGAGAATTGGGACATTTTCGGCCAGGAGGACCCGCTCTGGGCCGTTTGTTCCGCTCCGGAAAAAAAGAACAACAAATGGAATATTCAGGATTTTTTCCAGACCGGCGTGGCTCGGATCGGTCGACTGCGTCAGTGGATGGACGAGAACGGCCTGCCGGGCCAAAGGAAGGCGGCACTGGACTTCGGCTGCGGAGTCGGCAGATTGACGCAGGCCCTGTGCGGCCATTTCGATACCTGCGTGGGCGTGGACATCGCACCGTCCATGATCAAGAAGGCCAAGGAATTCAACCGGCACGGCAGAAAGTGCGTCTACCGCCTCAACGAGGACAACAACCTGCAGTCGTTCCCGACCGGTTCCTTTGACCTCGTTTATACCGAACACGTGCTCCAGCACATCCGGCCACAGGTCGCCCTGCACTATATCGCCGAATTCGTCCGCGTGCTCAAACCCGGCGGGCTGGCCTATTTCCACTGCCCCAGCCAGGCTCCCTCATACGCCTATCCCGAGGACGGCATTCTGTGCTCCGTCGAAGCCGTCCCCGAGGCTCTGAGCATGTCCGTGGGCTCCGTGGCCGAGTTGCCGGTGAAGGTGACCAACACCTGCGCCCACCCCATCGGCACCGGGGAAGGCGTCAACGCCCCCGCCAAGATCGTCCACCATTGGCTCGACCTGAACTCCGACGCCGCATACCACAACCACGGCTACCTGAACTTTCCGGCAGGAGTCGTCCAGCCCGGCGAAACCATGGAAATGGACTACAAGGTCCCCTCCCCGGGAGAGCCGGGCGAATACGTCCTGGTGCTGACCCCGGCGGACTACTTCGGCAGGCCCATCGGCAACGGGGACAACGCGGCCAGCGTCCCCACCCTGGTCCGCCGGCGGGAAGAGGCGGCGGAGTCCGAACCGACCGTCAGCGCCAAGCGTCCCCGCAGCGAATCGCACGTGGTGCCGGAAGAGCTCGTCAGGACAGTGGTGGAAGCTGCGGGCGGCCGCATCGTCGACGTCGTCAGCCGGCAGAAGGAACTCGGCGGCCTTCGTACTTCCTATTATTACGTCACCCGCTGA
- the icd gene encoding NADP-dependent isocitrate dehydrogenase, which produces MATKTVYYIEGDGIGPEVWKAGRPVIDAAVEKAYGTENALDWQLLLAGERAFKETGEHLPKATMDALANAELAFKGPLNTPVGKGFRSLNVTLRQVFDLYACIRPIKYFKGIESPVKRPDLVDMTVFRENTEDVYAGIEYQSGSPEAKKLIEFLVDEFGAKIDATAGVGIKPITPAGSKRLVKKALDFALEQGKPSVTLVHKGNIMKTTEGGFRAWGYELAEEEYKGRVVREGEDGEGVIIKDRIADAMFQNVLMYPEQYSVIATTNLNGDYISDALAAQVGGLGLAPGVNMGDKLAFFEPTHGTAPTIAGKDMANPGSLILSGAMLLEHIGWHEAANLIHKAVEKGLADKKVTVDLAAQISGSTQVGCREFGEILLGNL; this is translated from the coding sequence TTGGCTACCAAGACTGTATACTACATCGAAGGTGACGGCATCGGCCCCGAAGTTTGGAAGGCCGGTCGCCCCGTGATCGACGCCGCCGTGGAAAAAGCCTACGGCACAGAGAACGCGCTCGACTGGCAGCTGCTGCTGGCCGGTGAACGCGCCTTTAAGGAAACCGGCGAGCACCTGCCCAAGGCGACCATGGACGCCCTGGCCAATGCCGAGCTGGCCTTCAAGGGTCCGCTGAACACTCCGGTGGGCAAGGGCTTCCGATCCCTCAACGTCACCCTGCGCCAGGTCTTCGACCTCTACGCATGCATTCGTCCCATCAAATATTTCAAGGGGATAGAATCCCCGGTCAAGCGCCCCGACCTGGTTGACATGACCGTGTTCCGCGAGAACACCGAGGACGTGTACGCCGGTATTGAATACCAGTCCGGCAGCCCGGAAGCCAAGAAGTTAATTGAATTCCTGGTGGACGAGTTCGGTGCCAAGATCGACGCCACGGCGGGCGTGGGCATCAAGCCCATTACCCCGGCGGGCTCCAAGCGACTGGTCAAAAAGGCCCTGGATTTCGCCCTGGAACAGGGCAAGCCTTCCGTCACCCTGGTGCACAAGGGCAACATCATGAAGACCACCGAGGGCGGTTTCCGCGCCTGGGGTTATGAACTGGCCGAAGAGGAATACAAGGGCCGCGTCGTGCGCGAAGGCGAAGACGGCGAGGGTGTGATCATCAAGGACCGCATCGCGGACGCCATGTTCCAGAACGTGCTCATGTACCCGGAACAGTACTCCGTCATCGCCACCACCAACCTGAACGGCGACTATATCTCCGATGCCCTGGCCGCCCAGGTGGGCGGACTCGGCCTGGCGCCGGGCGTCAACATGGGCGACAAGCTCGCCTTTTTCGAGCCCACCCACGGCACCGCCCCGACCATCGCGGGCAAGGACATGGCCAACCCCGGCTCCCTGATCCTGTCCGGGGCCATGCTCCTTGAGCACATCGGCTGGCATGAAGCCGCCAACCTCATCCACAAGGCCGTGGAAAAGGGACTGGCCGACAAGAAGGTCACCGTGGACCTGGCCGCCCAGATCAGCGGCTCCACCCAGGTCGGCTGCCGGGAGTTCGGCGAAATCCTGCTCGGCAACCTCTAA
- a CDS encoding SIR2 family NAD-dependent protein deacylase, with protein MKADLEMVKAVLSGARKVVALTGAGVSSESGVPTFRGQDGLWKQHRAEDLARPDAFAAHPELVWEFYNWRRGLVGKCEPNPAHFALAKMEEQVPEFLLITQNVDGLHGLAGSRKLMEMHGSLWRVRCTVCTHAREDRSELSDVPECPVCGHMLRPGVVWFGEPLVPGVLRLAIERISGADVFLSIGTSSLVQPAASFFQLAKDHGAVTVEINLEPTPNSGFMDFALHGKAGDILPELVKMR; from the coding sequence ATGAAGGCTGATCTGGAAATGGTGAAGGCGGTGCTGAGCGGTGCCCGCAAGGTGGTCGCCCTGACCGGCGCGGGTGTGTCCTCGGAGAGCGGGGTGCCCACGTTCAGGGGGCAGGACGGACTGTGGAAACAGCACAGGGCCGAGGACCTGGCCCGGCCGGATGCCTTTGCCGCCCACCCGGAACTGGTGTGGGAGTTCTACAACTGGCGGCGCGGGTTGGTGGGAAAGTGCGAACCGAACCCGGCCCATTTCGCCCTGGCAAAGATGGAAGAGCAGGTCCCGGAATTCCTGCTGATCACCCAGAACGTGGACGGCCTGCATGGGCTGGCGGGGTCCAGGAAGCTCATGGAGATGCACGGTTCGCTCTGGCGTGTGCGCTGCACGGTCTGCACGCATGCCCGCGAGGACCGCTCCGAATTGTCGGACGTGCCGGAATGTCCGGTCTGCGGGCACATGCTCAGGCCTGGCGTGGTCTGGTTCGGCGAGCCGCTGGTGCCCGGCGTGCTCAGGCTGGCCATCGAGCGCATCTCCGGGGCGGACGTCTTCCTGTCCATCGGCACGTCCAGCCTGGTGCAGCCCGCAGCCTCCTTCTTCCAACTGGCAAAGGACCACGGCGCGGTGACCGTGGAGATCAACCTGGAACCCACGCCCAACAGCGGGTTCATGGATTTCGCCCTGCACGGGAAGGCCGGGGACATCCTCCCGGAATTGGTAAAAATGCGTTGA
- a CDS encoding TrpB-like pyridoxal phosphate-dependent enzyme produces MFVKKIFLPQDQMPTRWYNPMPDLPTPMAPPLNPQTMEPLTPDMLSPIFPDSLIAQEMSQDRFIDIPQEILDVYKIWRPSPLVRADRLEKAIGAKCKIYYKDESVSPAGSHKPNTSVPQAYYNKMEGVKRLATETGAGQWGTALSFACAQYDMECVVYMVKVSYEQKPYRKMIINTYGGTIYPSPSDQTRTGREMLERDPDCKGSLGLAISEAVEDAATRDDTKYALGSVLNHVLIHQTITGLEVQKQLEMVGEKATHLVGCVGGGSNFGGLVLPFLPQKLDGDPVKFIAVEPKACPTLTRGEYRYDFGDMARLTPLVKMHTLGHDFMPAPIHAGGLRYHGDAPIVCNIVEEGLCDPVAYFQTECFEAAKLFMQTEGFLPAPETSHAIKGAIEAAKTAGPDDVIVFLYSGHGMLDLASYDAFNQGLLTNFELPQRDIEEALKACPKVG; encoded by the coding sequence ATGTTCGTTAAGAAAATCTTTTTGCCCCAGGATCAGATGCCGACCCGGTGGTACAACCCCATGCCGGATCTGCCCACCCCCATGGCTCCGCCCCTCAACCCGCAGACAATGGAGCCGCTGACCCCGGACATGCTGTCTCCGATCTTTCCCGATTCGCTCATCGCCCAGGAAATGAGCCAGGACCGGTTCATCGACATCCCGCAGGAAATCCTCGACGTGTACAAGATCTGGCGTCCCTCGCCCCTGGTACGCGCCGACAGGCTGGAAAAGGCCATCGGCGCCAAGTGCAAGATCTACTACAAGGACGAGTCGGTTTCCCCGGCCGGTTCCCACAAGCCCAACACCTCGGTGCCCCAGGCCTACTACAACAAGATGGAAGGCGTTAAGCGGCTGGCCACCGAGACCGGCGCGGGCCAGTGGGGCACGGCCCTGTCGTTCGCCTGCGCCCAGTACGACATGGAGTGCGTGGTCTACATGGTCAAGGTCTCGTACGAGCAGAAGCCGTACCGCAAGATGATCATCAACACTTACGGCGGCACCATCTATCCGTCCCCGTCCGACCAGACCCGCACCGGTCGCGAGATGCTGGAGCGCGATCCGGACTGCAAGGGCTCCCTCGGCCTGGCCATCTCCGAGGCCGTGGAGGACGCGGCCACCCGCGACGACACCAAGTACGCCCTCGGTTCCGTGCTCAACCACGTGCTCATCCACCAGACCATCACCGGCCTGGAGGTGCAGAAGCAGCTTGAAATGGTCGGCGAGAAAGCCACCCATCTGGTCGGCTGCGTGGGCGGCGGTTCCAACTTCGGCGGCCTGGTCCTGCCCTTCCTGCCCCAGAAGCTCGACGGCGACCCGGTCAAGTTCATCGCGGTGGAGCCCAAGGCTTGCCCGACCCTGACGCGCGGCGAATACCGCTACGATTTCGGCGACATGGCCCGGCTCACCCCGCTGGTCAAGATGCACACCCTGGGCCATGACTTCATGCCCGCGCCCATCCACGCGGGCGGCCTGCGCTACCACGGCGACGCGCCCATCGTCTGCAATATCGTGGAAGAGGGGCTGTGCGATCCCGTGGCCTACTTCCAGACCGAGTGCTTCGAGGCGGCCAAGCTGTTCATGCAGACCGAGGGTTTCCTGCCCGCGCCCGAGACCTCCCACGCCATCAAGGGGGCCATCGAAGCGGCCAAGACCGCAGGCCCGGACGACGTCATCGTGTTCCTGTACTCCGGCCACGGCATGCTCGACCTGGCCTCCTACGACGCCTTCAACCAGGGGCTGCTGACCAACTTCGAACTGCCCCAGCGGGATATTGAGGAGGCGCTCAAGGCCTGCCCCAAGGTCGGCTAG
- a CDS encoding META domain-containing protein translates to MRTHMKGLAVVCFLIVLFAVAGCGSHEEPKPVVGENLRSAMVGKKWVVEELFARRMNEEVTMEFMSDGTVKAFGGCNELTGTYTLLEDGLTFGPMASTRKSCGPALDEQEYSFKTFLARVERVELDGNDLLLLSREFPGPIRLTTGGGGLFW, encoded by the coding sequence ATGCGCACGCATATGAAAGGCTTGGCCGTTGTCTGTTTCCTGATCGTCCTGTTTGCCGTGGCCGGGTGCGGTTCCCACGAGGAGCCCAAGCCGGTTGTCGGGGAGAATCTGCGGTCAGCCATGGTGGGCAAGAAGTGGGTCGTCGAGGAGTTGTTCGCCCGGCGCATGAACGAAGAGGTGACCATGGAATTCATGAGCGACGGAACGGTCAAGGCGTTCGGCGGGTGCAACGAGCTGACCGGCACGTATACCCTGCTTGAGGACGGGTTGACCTTCGGCCCCATGGCCTCCACCCGCAAGTCGTGCGGCCCGGCCCTGGATGAGCAGGAATACTCCTTCAAGACCTTCCTGGCCCGCGTGGAGCGGGTGGAACTCGACGGCAACGACCTGCTGCTCCTGTCCAGGGAGTTCCCCGGTCCCATCCGGTTGACCACCGGAGGCGGCGGCCTGTTCTGGTAG